One bacterium genomic window, ACGCGGTAATGACAAACCAGGTGGAGTAATCGGAGACCGAAGTAAATACATTCCAGGTCGCGACTAATATGATCAGGACCGCTCCGCCGATATAGGCGGCTCTTCCGGCGCCACTGATCCGATGTAGCTGCAGGCGAAGAAAAAGAAAGGTCAGCAAACCTGCCGCCAGCAAGGCCATCGGTATGGTGGTCCAGAGAGTGGTCATCAGTTCAGTTCCGCTATCTCCCCATGGAGGGTGAAAGCATCGGCCGAGTTTACCCTGATAGGGACAACCATTCCGGGCGACAACGGCTCATCAGTCTTAAACAGGATAGTCTTATTTCCTTCGGTTCGCGCGCGCAGATACTCGTCGGAACGCCGCGAGGCTCCTTCGATCAGCGATGACCGCACCTGGCCGATCTCACGTTGGTTCCGATCGTAACTCACCGATTGCTGCAAGGCGATCAGCTTGTTGAGACGGCGAATCTTGTCCTCTTCAGGAACATCATCCGGATACTGTGCGGCGGTGGTTCCCGGACGAACGGAGTACCGGAACATGAAAGCCGAATCGTACTGGACAGCCCTGACGGCATCGAGAGTCGCCTCAAACTCCTCCTCTGTCTCAGTCGGGAATCCGACAATCAAGTCGGTGGTCAGGGAGACATACTCGAGCTTTTTGCGGATATACTCAACGATCCTCAGATAATGCTCGATCGTGTAGATGCGCCCCATCTTCTGCAGGACCCGGTTTGCCCCGGACTGCAGCGGGAGATGGATATGAGGCATCACCTTGGGCTCATCGGCCAGAGTATCGACCAGCTTGCGGGAGAGATCTTTGGGATGGGAGGTCATGAAACGCACCCGCGCAATACCCGTTTCGCGGGAAACGCGAGCAAGCAGTCCGGGAAAGTCCGTCCCGTCAAATTCGTAGCTGTTGACATTCTGTCCCAGCAGTGTGACCTCAACCACTCCCTCATCCACCATCTTCTTGACCGCATCGACAATGTAATCAGCGGAGTGTTCGCGCTCTTTCCCGCGCACGTATGGGACTATGCAATAAGTGCAGTAGTTGTCGCAGCCCCGGGAGATGGTAACAAAACCGGAATAGGGAGTCTCCTTGATCGGCGCGATCATATCCATATTCTCATGACCAAACGCGGTCATGACGGAACTGGTCCCCTCGATTCCCTCGAGAGCGTCGGGGAGTTCAAACAGGCGATCGGTCCCAAGGACAAAGTCAACATGGGGGACCCGCCGTCTCAGATCATCCCCTAGTCGCTGGGCCATGCAGCCAACCACCGCCACCTTCAGGTGCGGCTTTTGCTTTTTGAAGCGGTAGATCTCGCCGAGCCGGCCATACACGCGGTCCTCTGCCTTTTCCCTCACGGAACAGGTATTCAGGATGATCAGGTCGGCCTGGGATTCGTCCGCAACACGCCGGTATCCCCTGGTTATCAGGGTAGACGCCAACGTCGACGAATCGGCGAGATTCATCTGGCAACCGTATGTCGAAATATGAAAGGTTTCTACTTTTTGTGCACTCTTCACGTAGGTACTCCGCGATTGGTATACAGCGGCCCGGACGTAACGTCTCATGATACTTATTCCACAGCGAAAATCAACATAAAAGGGGTCCTCTCCCCTGTCTCTCAGATCCAGCAAAAAGCCCCGGCTTTTGACCGGGGCTGTAAGTCCTGGATGACTAAGAATCGCTTACGGAGCGCAACCCACCTGCATGGTGACATTGCCGACCGTCAGGAAGCTGATCATGGTGCTCAGATCAGAAAGATCGACCACGCATGAGTTGTTGACATCGGCGGTAAGACCGAGCGGAATGGTCTGGCCCGGTATTGTCAGGTAGGCGATTATGAGCGATAAGTCGCTCAAATCGCACTGGGTGAATGACAAATTGACGTCACCGGGGACAAGCTGGCCCGGGCCTATATGAAGGGTAAATGTCGCCTGATCCGAGGTTCCGCCCCAGGTATCCCGATAGCGAATGGTAAACGTGAAACTGCCGGTGTCGGTGGGAAGCCCAGTGATGACTCCTTCGGCATCGATTGACAATCCTGGCGGCAGTGAGCCGGAGAGGAACGTTATGTCCAGAGCACCCTGCGAACCGCGCTGTTCGATGGTATCGCGATATGGGTGATATTGGGCTCCCTCGTCAAGTTCAGGCGTAGTCGTAACAATATACATACCCCAGGTCAGGTCGGTGAGATAGCGAAGGATCCAGCGGTTTGGATCAAACTCAGCGTTCACGACCTGCTTAGGGAGCGTGAGCTTGAACATCTCATCGCGCTCATCTACCATCACCGTCACGGTGTCGTGGGTTCCATCAAGATAATCAATAGCAATATCCACCGGCATGGTGAAGACCTGCGGATTGGTGGTCTGTGTCTGGGCCACGTGGAGGTACAGGTTCCATCCGCCCGGGGTATTTTCGCCATAATACGCGAACTGATAGGCCGGTCGATAGGTACCGTAGATCCACTCCTGGAAAAACCAGTCGAGTTCTTCGCCAGTGGTGACCTCAACCAGATCACGGAACTGCTCAGTGGTCGCTGACTTGTGCTGATACTGCGAGGTGACATAAGCATCCATCGCCTGCGCAAATTTGGTCTCACCCAAAACACCGCGGAGCATATGCACAACCCACGAGCCTTTGTCATAAACGATATTATTGAAGATATTGCCAACGGACGAAGTATCATAGACATAGATCGTGCCGCCGAGAGTGTAGTCCTGCGACTGCATATACGAGTGGTAATTGGTCCATCCGTCGCGGTTGAGGTAATAGACCGCCTCACCGTAGGAGGCAAAGCCCTCATTCAACCAGATATGGCCCCAGTTATTACATGTGATCATATCACCGAACCACTGGTGAGTTAACTCGTGGACAACCACCGCTTCTGAGAACCCAAAGTTTGAGCCGGTCATAGAGGTCATGGTCTGATGTTCCATCCCTCCACCCCATTCAAAGTTTGAGTGACCGTACTTTTCATCCAGAAACGGGTATGGCCCAAAAGTTTCAGAGAGTAGCGAGATCGCGTTGGGAGTAATTCCCCATCGCGGAAGCGCATATGAATATCTATCCGGGTAAGTGGCATGAACAACCGGCATAGTATCAAGGCCGCCGTTGTAAATGTAGTTGTTCGTCCAGACAGTGTACTTGGAGCAGGCGACCGAGAATAGATACGACGCCATCGGGTATCGGACGCAGTAGTAGTATGTACGAGTATTGGTGCTCAATATGGTGGAATCAAGGGTACCGTTGGAGCCGACATAGAAAGCGCTGTCGACCTGGATCGCGATATTGAACGAATCCGCTTTGTCATCCATACGGTCTTTGCAGGGCCACCAGGTGCGGGCATAGTACGGTTCGGATAATGACGACATCACCTTGCCGCTCGTACGAGTATCAAAAGCAAACGCCTGGAAGCCGCCCTCGATCGGATGACCGTGATAATGAACGGTCATTTCAAACTGCTCACCGGTGTTATAGGCATGGTCCAGGTCGATAGTGACAACATTGGTGGTTCGCGAATAGGTGCGGGTCCCCCCCGGCCATGTGATCGAGTCGATTGTCATATTGTCATAGAAGTCGACCTGCACTTGGGACACGTTGTCTTCGGCAGCTGCAGCTACAATACGAACAGTGCCGTAAATGATCTCCGTAGTATCGTTGATACGCATGCGAACATCATAGAAACCAACATCGTAGTTGGTTTGCGTGTTGGCCATCGGGGCGGTGGCAATCCGCTGAGTGGCAAAACGTTCGCTGAGCAATGCGCGGCTTTTGGCGAGCGACATCTGCTGGTGGATCTGAGAGGACGGGACATTGGTCCAGTCGGTGTCGGAGACTGAGTCTGCACTGGCAGTTATGGCGGTTGTCAGGAGAAACAGGGTGAGGATTAGCAGAAACCGGGGCGAGACCAATTTCACAGAAGACCTCCAAGGTGTGTATCGTTTCGTCGGATGGCAGGAAAAGTTCGCCGACCATCTAATCCAGCCTGCAATATAGCGTATATCGGCTAATTGTCAACGAGTTACAGCGACAACGGGACCAGAATTGTCCATTAAAAAGGCGCCGTGACAAGTCACGACGCCTTCGAAGTTAAGCCAGAGTCTGGCATCCGATTACGGATTGCCGCAGATGATCGTCGGCGAACTTACGAAGTATGCTATCAGGCGAGTCAGATCGGAAAGGTCGACTGTTCCCGAACAGTCCGTATCTCCGACTCGATACTCCGGTAAAGGAGCCGGAGCGCCAAGAATCATATAATTGATCATCCATGAAAGATCAGTTAGGTCGAGTTTGCCGTCCCAGTTCATGTCACCATGATATCGCCAGATACGTAAAGTAACCGGTATCTGCTGCGGACCGGCAGGGTCAAGCGGCGC contains:
- the miaB gene encoding tRNA (N6-isopentenyl adenosine(37)-C2)-methylthiotransferase MiaB gives rise to the protein MNLADSSTLASTLITRGYRRVADESQADLIILNTCSVREKAEDRVYGRLGEIYRFKKQKPHLKVAVVGCMAQRLGDDLRRRVPHVDFVLGTDRLFELPDALEGIEGTSSVMTAFGHENMDMIAPIKETPYSGFVTISRGCDNYCTYCIVPYVRGKEREHSADYIVDAVKKMVDEGVVEVTLLGQNVNSYEFDGTDFPGLLARVSRETGIARVRFMTSHPKDLSRKLVDTLADEPKVMPHIHLPLQSGANRVLQKMGRIYTIEHYLRIVEYIRKKLEYVSLTTDLIVGFPTETEEEFEATLDAVRAVQYDSAFMFRYSVRPGTTAAQYPDDVPEEDKIRRLNKLIALQQSVSYDRNQREIGQVRSSLIEGASRRSDEYLRARTEGNKTILFKTDEPLSPGMVVPIRVNSADAFTLHGEIAELN
- a CDS encoding putative Ig domain-containing protein; the encoded protein is MKLVSPRFLLILTLFLLTTAITASADSVSDTDWTNVPSSQIHQQMSLAKSRALLSERFATQRIATAPMANTQTNYDVGFYDVRMRINDTTEIIYGTVRIVAAAAEDNVSQVQVDFYDNMTIDSITWPGGTRTYSRTTNVVTIDLDHAYNTGEQFEMTVHYHGHPIEGGFQAFAFDTRTSGKVMSSLSEPYYARTWWPCKDRMDDKADSFNIAIQVDSAFYVGSNGTLDSTILSTNTRTYYYCVRYPMASYLFSVACSKYTVWTNNYIYNGGLDTMPVVHATYPDRYSYALPRWGITPNAISLLSETFGPYPFLDEKYGHSNFEWGGGMEHQTMTSMTGSNFGFSEAVVVHELTHQWFGDMITCNNWGHIWLNEGFASYGEAVYYLNRDGWTNYHSYMQSQDYTLGGTIYVYDTSSVGNIFNNIVYDKGSWVVHMLRGVLGETKFAQAMDAYVTSQYQHKSATTEQFRDLVEVTTGEELDWFFQEWIYGTYRPAYQFAYYGENTPGGWNLYLHVAQTQTTNPQVFTMPVDIAIDYLDGTHDTVTVMVDERDEMFKLTLPKQVVNAEFDPNRWILRYLTDLTWGMYIVTTTPELDEGAQYHPYRDTIEQRGSQGALDITFLSGSLPPGLSIDAEGVITGLPTDTGSFTFTIRYRDTWGGTSDQATFTLHIGPGQLVPGDVNLSFTQCDLSDLSLIIAYLTIPGQTIPLGLTADVNNSCVVDLSDLSTMISFLTVGNVTMQVGCAP